The Lycium barbarum isolate Lr01 chromosome 10, ASM1917538v2, whole genome shotgun sequence genome includes a region encoding these proteins:
- the LOC132613852 gene encoding uncharacterized protein LOC132613852 has product MIRKKVFLTYKRKRLPGSDLYVENGIPNTPSGCHKLNGVAPLVKEEEKYEKPSFKDEKKDLEGNSEEAHSSKGFRGPLSEGEPRSSQKSLCSCVTSGCGCDSKCTQRFSPSLLTGLNTSREQDLVTPNSGGERRCNLQYCDTSDLGKPSLEEADTLKDISQSLSVNAVRKSKSSSSLITFQRRAKRDKDAGRADAKCKLEVEDVACLSVENTACLVAPNGSEKSVSKSCSMDLSADFKHPETASGGDHSCAVSASQMKILLDVKEQPISVEVAPPIGEVAVPNSGVGFSGFDDSVASDAVKDSSFHTLQDPSFDALSKTEVSITSPLEVASNRGSQALDLSIPCDSDDKTDCNRRSEEAFDEHLIPTALEVQQNPPCSLNGNDSTVLHKVPSEKSLELLDNKPEKITPSHAEVPEAGCLSVKPMADSSEGISSKNDLLQLFSEDRTYNFFPLASMQENKNAHVNSKEGKASSLEHKKHCGSTLAESPDFLGLSLPTESMVGRQALVSSSLQLADVWNQPREFIQGAVPQFPVDASLLHRHQMILDNILNRARSQKGNKRTFAEKFGSPTMWSEEELDSLWIGVRRHGRGNWDVMLRDPRLRFFSWRTPKDLAEQWVEEQTKLLHGKSISHARQLRKADLLSHDMDDVQLSLGHAYSQSEDNIQSQIPCHFKNAQRTSFKRLHVATTNVETLESLSLRGKRKRARFNQSENRAGSGVECSFRSRSMNSGSEVGNLPHWLTEVVAIPPRPPGFAPDSSWIFHPWVGLPFSGPNRAHCESRNRLNTSPRTELNDSSTHRPAVAMRQGNQHCKSEVDKRIDLIVINSDASSEETISDDCSVRH; this is encoded by the exons ATGATTCGGAAAAAAGTGTTCTTGACTTACAAGCGAAAGAGGCTACCGGGTTCTGATCTTTATGTGGAAAATGGGATTCCTAATACACCTTCTGGGTGTCACAAGTTGAACGGTGTAGCCCCTTTGGTGAAGGAAGAGGAGAAGTATGAGAAGCCTAGCTTCAAGGATGAAAAGAAAGACCTTGAG GGTAATTCTGAAGAAGCTCACTCTTCAAAGGGTTTCAGAGGGCCTCTCTCTGAAGGAGAACCAAGGAGTTCACAAAAGAGTTTATGTTCTTGTGTTACCTCAGGTTGTGGATGTGATAGTAAATGCACCCAGAGGTTTTCACCTTCCCTGTTGACAGGATTGAATACTTCGAGAGAACAGGATTTGGTCACTCCAAATTCTGGGGGTGAGAGGAGATGCAATCTTCAGTATTGTGATACCTCTGATTTGGGGAAGCCGAGTCTGGAAGAAGCTGACACACTAAAAGACATCTCTCAGAGCCTCTCTGTAAATGCAGTAAGAAAAAGTAAATCGTCTTCCAGTCTGATTACTTTTCAGCGGAGAGCCAAGCGGGACAAGGATGCAGGTCGGGCGGATGCCAAGTGCAAGCTTGAAGTTGAAGATGTTGCTTGTTTGTCAGTTGAAAATACTGCATGTCTTGTTGCTCCTAATGGCTCTGAAAAATCAGTTTCTAAGAGTTGCTCAATGGATCTTTCAGCAGATTTTAAGCATCCGGAG ACAGCCAGCGGAGGTGACCATTCTTGCGCTGTATCAGCTTCACAGATGAAGAT ATTGTTAGATGTCAAGGAACAGCCTATCTCAGTCGAAGTAGCTCCACCAATCGGCGAAGTAGCTGTTCCAAATTCTGGAGTAGGTTTCTCTGGTTTTGACGATAGTGTTGCTTCCGATGCTGTCAAAGATTCATCATTTCATACTCTTCAGGACCCTTCTTTTGATGCTTTATCTAAAACTGAAGTGTCAATAACGTCTCCCTTAGAGGTTGCAAGTAACAGAGGCTCCCAAGCTTTAGATCTATCTATTCCTTGTG ACAGTGATGACAAAACGGACTGCAATAGAAGGTCAGAAGAAGCATTTGATGAACACCTCATTCCAACTGCACTGGAAGTTCAGCAGAACCCCCCTTGCTCCTTGAATGGAAATGATTCTACGGTTTTACATAAGGTGCCTTCTGAGAAAAGTTTGGAATTACTTGACAACAAGCCTGAGAAGATAACTCCAAGTCATGCAGAGGTGCCTGAAGCTGGTTGCTTATCTGTAAAACCAATGGCTGATAGTAGTGAGGGCATTTCTTCGAAAAATGATTTACTGCAG CTTTTCTCGGAAGATAGAACCTACAACTTTTTCCCATTAGCAAGCATGCAGGAAAATAAGAATGCTCATGTGAATTCTAAAGAAGGAAAAGCTTCCTCGTTAGAACACAAGAAGCATTGTGGGTCTACTTTAGCGGAATCCCCAGATTTTCTTGGTTTGTCACTGCCAACTGAATCCATGGTCGGTCGTCAAGCTTTAGTTTCGAGCTCCTTACAGTTGGCTGATGTATGGAATCAACCAAGGGAATTTATTCAAGGAGCAGTTCCTCAGTTTCCGGTTGATGCATCATTGCTTCACCGACATCAAATGATCCTGGACAACATTCTTAATAGAGCAAGATCTCAAAAGGGAAACAAGAGGACATTTGCAGAAAAATTCGGGTCTCCAACCATGTGGTCTGAAGAGGAGCTAGATTCTCTTTGGATTGGTGTTCGGAGGCATGGAAGAGGCAACTGGGATGTGATGTTGAGGGATCCAAGGCTGCGCTTTTTTTCCTGGAGGACACCAAAGGACTTGGCCGAACAGTGGGTGGAGGAACAGACGAAACTTTTACATGGAAAATCCATTTCCCATGCGAGACAGTTACGTAAAGCTGATCTTTTGTCCCATGATATGGATGATGTTCAACTTTCGCTTGGGCATGCATATTCCCAGTCAGAGGACAATATCCAGAGTCAAATACCATGCCATTTTAAAAATGCTCAAAGAACTTCGTTTAAACGACTTCACGTGGCTACAACAAATGTAGAGACCTTAGAGTCTCTCAGTCTCAGGGGAAAACGCAAAAGAGCTAGGTTCAATCAATCCGAAAACCGTGCAGGTTCAGGTGTTGAATGCTCATTCAGATCTCGTAGTATGAACTCAGGGTCTGAAGTGGGTAATTTGCCTCACTGGCTTACGGAAGTGGTTGCTATTCCACCCAGGCCTCCTGGATTTGCCCCAGATTCTTCATGGATTTTCCATCCGTGGGTTGGTCTACCATTTTCTGGACCTAACAGAGCTCATTGCGAATCAAGGAACAGATTGAACACTTCACCAAGAACTGAGCTGAATGATAGTAGCACTCATCGCCCTGCAGTTGCTATGAGACAGGGGAATCAACATTGTAAGTCAGAGGTGGATAAAAGAATTGACCTGATTGTCATCAATAGCGACGCCTCATCAGAGGAGACAATATCGGATGATTGTAGTGTCAGGCATTAG
- the LOC132614514 gene encoding uncharacterized protein LOC132614514, whose protein sequence is MHCVESLVRLHSENKSCKACASGKRQPDLGYSMNDKVKLDAHLGKDLQEHMENMLCKARSTKNETSPMLDMLCDAAVSSSSQLSDKTQTLSQFEKEFVKENEDRVKKEALNEVAANNDAFQCGDYVFSSNEASQNVNEVAAAVEDCRKRPRCEDGNKEDDGYPNWYLLTPSSTPVEKRLSSGTDIYCTAEELGK, encoded by the coding sequence atgcatTGTGTTGAAAGTTTAGTTCGACTGCATAGCGAAAACAAATCTTGTAAAGCTTGTGCATCTGGTAAAAGACAACCTGATTTGGGTTATTCAATGAATGATAAGGTGAAGTTAGATGCACATCTTGGAAAAGATTTGCAGGAACATATGGAGAATATGCTTTGTAAAGCAAGGTCTACGAAAAATGAGACCTCTCCCATGCTCGATATGCTCTGTGATGCTGCTGTTTCTTCATCAAGTCAACTGTCTGATAAAACTCAAACTCTTTCTCAGTTTGAAAAGGAATTTGTGAAAGAAAATGAAGACCGCGTAAAAAAAGAAGCACTTAACGAAGTTGCTGCAAATAATGATGCTTTTCAATGCGGAGATTATGTGTTTTCTTCTAATGAAGCATCACAAAATGTAAATGAAGTAGCAGCTGCTGTTGAAGATTGTAGAAAACGTCCGAGATGCGAAGATGGAAATAAAGAAGATGATGGTTATCCTAATTGGTATTTGCTTACACCGAGCAGTACTCCAGTTGAGAAACGATTGAGTTCTGGGACTGATATATACTGTACTGCAGAagagttaggaaagtga
- the LOC132612935 gene encoding uncharacterized protein LOC132612935, translated as MVNSRFILEFNSTDTENNPLQEHHNDSILITKRQTIEEIDRHLCIAYEEDISEVGLDDEKHNPIGHNLGIPHEQSEIVTPNQTPEQLQWQPPNIEQVVNNDLPQHPTSMNVTSNDGGCNGVLMIAVAKDGNNSIFPLAFGIADSENNESYRWFFRHVKKVFGTRKDLSIHSDRQASIATAIKELYPDTQHGICIYYMEKNLQKYFPSEAILSLFYNAATTYKQAEFRTYMSQIQQIDPKAAEYIEEEPPERWARSFHTNRRYNMLTTNNVETTNFVLRKAMELPIMAYIDYIQNKSQNWFYQRRLDATELSHDLTCWAEKILLEKISRGFTMKVENTTPVKFVVKDEGYQYNIDLKNMTCECLEFQTDELPCTHAMAVIDKRSLPKSTYCADWFKKQAWQETYKGEILSVGNEDSWIIPQNIMDIKITPPDVKIRPGRKQTKRYRPRRESTKYTYRCGRCKFFGHTRATCNHSPALNPYSRRYRKRKLSS; from the exons ATGGT AAATTCTCGTTTCATATTAGAGTTCAATTCAACTGATACGGAGAACAACCCATTACAAGAACATCATAATGACTCTATCCTAATAACAAAACGACAAACCATAGAGGAAATTGACAGACACCTCTGCATTGCTTATGAAGAAGACATAtctgaagttggattggatgacGAAAAACACAACCCTATTGGACATAACCTTGGGATTCCACATGAGCAGAGCGAGATAGTAACTCCTAACCAGACACCTGAGCAGCTACAATGGCAACCGCCAAACATTGAACAAGTTGTAAACAATGACCTTCCTCAGCATCCAACTTCAATGAATGTT ACCAGTAATGATGGTGGATGCAACGGTGTGCTCATGATAGCAGTAGCAAAGGATGGCAACAACAGCATATTTCCTCTCGCATTTGGTATTGCAGACTCTGAAAATAATGAATCCTACAGGTGGTTCTTCAGACACGTGAAAAAGGTGTTTGGCACGCGCAAAGACCTATCAATTCATTCTGATCGCCAAGCATCAATTGCAACTGCAATCAAAGAACTGTATCCAGATACCCAGCATGGAATATGCATCTACTATATGGAGAAGAACTTGCAGAAATATTTCCCATCCGAAGCGATCCTATCACTATTCTACAATGCAGCAACTACCTACAAACAGGCAGAGTTTCGGACCTATATGTCACAGATTCAACAAATCGACCCAAAAGCTGCAGAATACATAGAAGAAGAACCACCAGAAAGATGGGCACGTTCATTCCACACCAACAGGCGTTacaacatgctcacaacaaacaatgtAGAGACAACGAATTTTGTATTGAGGAAAGCAATGGAGTTGCCAATAATGGCATATATTGATTACATCCAAAACAAGTCGCAAAATTGGTTTTACCAGAGAAGATTGGATGCAACAGAATTGTCCCATGACCTGACATGTTGGGCTGAAAAGATTCTGCTTGAAAAGATAAGTAGAGgcttcacaatgaaa GTAGAAAACACAACTCCCGTCAAATTTGttgtgaaagatgaaggatatcaaTACAATATAGACCTAAAGAATATGACTTGTGAATGCTTGGAGTTCCAAACTGACGAGTTACCGTGCACACATGCCATGGCAGTTATAGACAAAAGAAGTTTGCCAAAATCTACATATTGTGCGGACTGGTTCAAGAAACAAGCCTGGCAAGAGACATACAAAGGTGAAATACTATCAGTTGGAAATGAAGACTCATGGATTATTCCACAAAACATTATGGATATTAAAATAACGCCGCCTGATGTTAAAATAAGACctggaagaaaacaaacaaaaagatatCGTCCAAGAAGAGAATCGACAAAGTACACATACAGATGTGGTAGATGCAAGTTCTTTGGACACACTAGGGCAACCTGTAACCACAGTCCAGCTCTCAATCCATATTCAAGAAGATACAGGAAAAGGAAATTGTCATCGTAA